A genomic window from Aestuariirhabdus litorea includes:
- a CDS encoding molybdopterin-dependent oxidoreductase: protein MASNYHISPDHAPLPPTSAEVLTTACDYCVVACGYKVYRWPLVARNGGPAAADNAFGVDFPTGPLQQWVAPGQHNVVMHKGVPHNVVVVPDRETRAVNINGDSSVRGGLIAQKCYNPATPTRDRLMTPLVRIYGQLQPVPWEFALDIAAAVAKHVIATHGANAYGVKTYSYQYIENTYAITKYARRHVNTANFTFHDTPSDVTSTPGFRDAGFDNFGPSYEDWGGADTLMVCGTDPYETKTVIFTQYIMPAIQRGMKVIMLNPRETAGVAYVKKMGGLHIDLLPGSDNLVLGAIARVIMQKGWEDTEWISQWVNNQWESSSGFGQGTRNTPWQWRTTWGLFQTKGFEDYKAWNLAQPEYDPEYAARIAAIDVKKIYQAAEWLAKPVAGRRPKASFGIEKGLYWSNNTGNTNAISSLATLCGAGGRPGQVVGRFGGHQRGGLSGGSYPRNKSPEKLPGRRRRALDTDRWTYSGHTRMAHVIGTTWLQSMCGSQGLQQRFEELVTANPHQVRSYDKQEIIDSLKSRADSGGMVVINQDIYLRDPIGAKFADIVFPAATWGEEDFIRANGERRLRLYQKFYDAPGQSKPDWWIIAGLARRMGFDGFDWKSSNEVAEEASRFSRNNRKAFHMVTVAAHLEGKTLHQKMAEFGTDGIQGPVFYNYQTGQLHGTKRLHDTTLTEADFRRIGVGNGMEGANRYGKTLNHFNSQTGKVNIQKHPWSLFSDFYEWLSPKGDELWFSNGRINEIWQSGFDDVERRPYISQRWPENWVEIHPEDARRRGIESGDQVMLFSDRVAAFKDTILGIESNNFQFSELMKRGHIELSKAAVTAVAIVTPAVKQGVLYANMLDPRQPSNALTARVVDQISGNYNYKMGVAHIKKIGESAYKREFRTMSFAPRNIV, encoded by the coding sequence ATGGCCAGTAACTACCATATCTCCCCTGATCATGCGCCCCTGCCGCCCACCAGTGCCGAGGTGTTGACGACCGCCTGTGACTACTGCGTGGTGGCCTGTGGCTACAAGGTTTACCGTTGGCCGCTGGTGGCCCGCAATGGCGGCCCTGCCGCGGCGGACAATGCCTTTGGCGTTGATTTTCCAACCGGTCCCCTGCAGCAATGGGTCGCACCAGGTCAACACAATGTCGTGATGCATAAGGGCGTACCCCACAATGTGGTGGTGGTACCGGACAGGGAGACCCGGGCGGTTAATATCAACGGCGACTCCAGTGTTCGCGGCGGGCTGATCGCGCAGAAATGCTATAACCCCGCGACCCCCACCAGGGATCGCCTGATGACGCCGTTGGTGAGGATCTATGGGCAGCTCCAGCCAGTGCCCTGGGAGTTTGCACTGGATATCGCGGCGGCGGTCGCCAAGCATGTGATTGCCACCCACGGTGCCAATGCCTATGGGGTCAAAACCTACTCCTACCAGTACATCGAAAACACCTATGCGATCACCAAGTACGCACGACGCCACGTCAATACCGCCAACTTCACCTTCCACGACACCCCCTCGGACGTCACCTCAACACCGGGGTTTCGTGATGCCGGCTTTGATAATTTCGGGCCCAGCTATGAGGACTGGGGGGGCGCAGACACCTTGATGGTGTGTGGTACCGACCCCTATGAAACCAAAACCGTGATCTTCACCCAGTACATCATGCCCGCGATTCAGCGGGGCATGAAGGTGATCATGCTAAACCCCCGCGAAACCGCCGGGGTCGCCTACGTTAAAAAAATGGGAGGGCTGCACATCGACCTGCTACCGGGTAGCGACAACCTGGTGCTGGGGGCGATTGCCCGGGTCATTATGCAGAAGGGATGGGAGGATACTGAGTGGATTTCCCAGTGGGTGAATAACCAGTGGGAGTCCAGCTCTGGTTTTGGGCAGGGTACTCGCAACACCCCCTGGCAGTGGCGAACCACCTGGGGTCTGTTCCAGACCAAGGGCTTTGAAGACTATAAAGCCTGGAACCTGGCCCAGCCGGAGTATGATCCGGAGTACGCGGCCAGGATCGCGGCCATCGATGTCAAAAAGATCTATCAGGCCGCTGAGTGGTTGGCAAAGCCGGTGGCGGGCCGTCGACCCAAGGCCTCCTTTGGTATCGAAAAGGGGCTCTACTGGAGTAACAACACCGGCAACACCAACGCCATTAGCTCGCTCGCGACCCTCTGCGGTGCCGGTGGCCGGCCGGGACAGGTGGTTGGACGATTCGGGGGACACCAACGGGGAGGGCTGTCTGGCGGCAGTTATCCCCGCAACAAGTCGCCGGAGAAACTGCCCGGGCGTCGCCGCCGAGCGTTGGATACCGACCGCTGGACCTACTCTGGCCACACGCGTATGGCCCATGTGATTGGAACCACCTGGCTGCAATCGATGTGCGGTTCACAGGGGCTACAGCAGCGCTTCGAGGAGCTGGTGACCGCCAATCCCCACCAGGTGCGCAGCTACGACAAGCAGGAGATTATCGACAGCCTCAAGTCCCGTGCCGACTCCGGTGGCATGGTAGTTATCAATCAGGATATCTATCTCAGGGATCCCATCGGTGCCAAGTTCGCCGATATCGTGTTCCCCGCCGCCACCTGGGGGGAGGAGGACTTCATTCGTGCCAACGGCGAGCGACGGTTACGGCTGTACCAAAAATTTTATGATGCACCCGGCCAGTCCAAACCCGACTGGTGGATTATTGCCGGGCTGGCCCGGCGCATGGGGTTTGACGGTTTTGACTGGAAAAGCTCCAACGAGGTAGCGGAGGAGGCGTCGCGTTTCAGCCGCAACAATCGAAAGGCGTTCCATATGGTGACAGTGGCGGCGCACCTGGAAGGAAAAACCCTGCACCAGAAAATGGCCGAATTCGGAACCGATGGCATCCAGGGGCCGGTGTTTTATAACTACCAGACCGGCCAGTTGCACGGTACCAAGCGTTTGCACGATACCACCCTGACCGAAGCGGACTTCCGGCGTATCGGGGTGGGCAACGGGATGGAGGGGGCCAACCGTTATGGTAAAACCCTCAACCATTTCAACAGCCAGACCGGAAAGGTCAATATCCAGAAGCACCCCTGGAGTCTGTTTTCAGATTTTTATGAGTGGTTGTCACCCAAGGGAGACGAACTCTGGTTCAGCAATGGACGAATCAATGAGATCTGGCAATCCGGGTTTGATGATGTCGAACGGCGACCCTACATCAGCCAGCGCTGGCCGGAAAACTGGGTAGAGATTCACCCCGAGGATGCCCGGCGGCGAGGTATTGAGTCCGGCGACCAGGTGATGCTGTTTTCCGATCGGGTGGCGGCCTTCAAGGACACTATATTGGGAATTGAAAGCAATAATTTCCAGTTTTCCGAGTTGATGAAGCGAGGCCATATAGAGCTGAGTAAGGCAGCGGTCACCGCGGTGGCGATAGTGACTCCTGCCGTCAAGCAGGGGGTGCTCTACGCTAATATGCTGGATCCTCGCCAGCCCTCAAACGCCTTGACAGCACGAGTGGTTGACCAGATCAGTGGCAACTACAACTACAAAATGGGCGTTGCCCATATCAAAAAAATTGGCGAGTCGGCCTATAAGAGAGAGTTTCGAACCATGTCCTTTGCCCCCAGAAATATCGTTTAA
- a CDS encoding arsenate reductase (azurin) small subunit: protein MSKENSKSGAGACLLSRRNFLLGSTVAATTISVTLFPGSSQASPMKAHVVGYPRKKIATLKELKANQPIAFSYPEEGILNNCILVQLGGVEAGGGIGPQRDIVAFSSSCTHQGGPLESAYKAVGEHRVLGQCPFHLSTFDLRRHGIVISGQAYQSLPQVLLEVEGPDIFAVGMMGLLFGHDRNLREA from the coding sequence ATGAGTAAAGAGAATTCCAAAAGTGGGGCCGGTGCCTGCCTGTTATCGCGCCGCAACTTTCTGCTGGGCAGTACGGTGGCGGCCACCACCATCAGCGTCACCCTGTTTCCAGGCAGCTCCCAGGCGTCCCCCATGAAGGCCCATGTGGTGGGCTACCCGCGCAAAAAAATTGCCACTCTCAAGGAGTTGAAAGCGAACCAGCCGATCGCCTTCTCCTACCCCGAAGAGGGTATCCTTAACAACTGCATTCTTGTGCAGCTCGGTGGTGTAGAGGCGGGGGGAGGCATCGGGCCTCAGCGTGACATCGTGGCCTTTAGCTCGAGTTGTACCCACCAGGGCGGGCCACTGGAAAGCGCCTATAAGGCCGTAGGGGAGCACCGGGTGCTGGGCCAGTGCCCTTTCCATCTGTCCACCTTTGACCTCAGGCGCCACGGTATAGTGATCTCCGGGCAGGCCTACCAAAGCTTGCCCCAGGTATTGCTGGAAGTGGAGGGGCCCGACATCTTCGCCGTGGGCATGATGGGGCTGCTGTTTGGTCACGACCGTAACCTGAGGGAGGCTTAG
- a CDS encoding cytochrome-c peroxidase, protein MNLNCHRHCFFLSGLLLSGLYGLPAVFAADGPSLQPLGAVPIPADNPQTEAKVELGKLLFFDPRLGGDASIACAGCHEPDSGWAWSDQLSRGYAGTVHWRNSQTIVNSAYYPDLFWAGSSPSLEKQAPSAAKGAVAGNGEDDLMEARLAVIPEYRKRFREVFGDEWPLISNAWKAIAAFERTLVQTDTPLDRYLRGETAALTDQQLKGKRLFEGKAGCIQCHNGPMASDFKYHNIGVPPSDVWEESGIAQVTFRYELYAKGMPETLYRRLKDDPGAYFRGKNSWDMGKFRTPSLRYTAYTAPYMHNGAFYTLEEVIDFYDRGGYDEQGRSNEFMETRSSLIRPLGLSESEKADLLAFLEAFSGEEIGMEKPVLPEYAPRFTLDELKSAQEGK, encoded by the coding sequence ATGAACCTGAACTGCCATCGCCACTGCTTTTTCCTATCGGGCCTGCTGTTGTCCGGGCTATACGGCCTGCCAGCCGTCTTTGCCGCCGACGGGCCAAGCCTGCAGCCGCTCGGCGCGGTGCCCATTCCCGCCGACAATCCCCAAACCGAGGCCAAGGTCGAGCTGGGTAAACTGCTGTTTTTTGATCCTCGCCTGGGAGGCGATGCTTCCATCGCCTGTGCGGGGTGTCACGAGCCCGACTCCGGTTGGGCCTGGTCGGATCAGTTGTCGCGGGGTTATGCGGGCACTGTGCACTGGCGCAACAGCCAAACGATCGTCAATTCCGCCTATTACCCCGACCTGTTTTGGGCCGGCTCGTCGCCTTCGTTGGAAAAGCAGGCCCCTTCAGCCGCCAAGGGAGCGGTCGCGGGCAATGGCGAAGATGACCTGATGGAGGCGCGGCTGGCGGTGATACCCGAGTATCGCAAGCGTTTCCGGGAGGTGTTCGGCGATGAGTGGCCATTGATCTCCAATGCCTGGAAAGCGATTGCCGCCTTCGAGCGCACCCTGGTGCAGACCGACACTCCCCTGGATCGTTACCTGCGTGGAGAAACCGCCGCACTCACTGACCAGCAGCTTAAGGGCAAGCGGCTGTTTGAGGGTAAAGCCGGTTGTATCCAGTGCCATAACGGGCCCATGGCCAGCGACTTCAAATACCACAATATCGGTGTTCCGCCTTCCGACGTTTGGGAGGAGAGCGGGATTGCCCAGGTGACCTTTCGCTACGAGCTGTACGCCAAAGGGATGCCGGAGACACTCTACCGGCGCTTGAAAGATGATCCCGGAGCTTACTTCAGGGGTAAAAACAGCTGGGATATGGGTAAGTTCCGTACCCCTTCCCTGCGCTATACCGCTTACACCGCGCCCTATATGCACAACGGCGCCTTCTACACCCTGGAAGAGGTGATCGATTTTTATGACCGTGGGGGCTATGACGAACAAGGGCGAAGCAATGAGTTTATGGAGACACGATCCAGCCTGATCCGGCCGCTGGGGTTAAGTGAGTCGGAGAAGGCGGATCTGCTGGCCTTTCTGGAGGCTTTTTCGGGAGAGGAGATCGGTATGGAGAAGCCCGTGCTGCCGGAGTATGCGCCGCGATTTACCCTGGATGAGTTGAAGTCGGCCCAGGAGGGGAAGTGA
- a CDS encoding cytochrome-c peroxidase, whose amino-acid sequence MRTKVAQGIRALGGGMLLFWALAGSVVIPTHAQSISPIEVDKARAELGKRLFFDPRLSGDAAISCASCHLPEHGYAHPAPLAPGYPGNKHFRNAPTLINSALKQSWMHDGRLGTNLNDVTREMITETYLMNMDMRLMQERIKQDPVYVRMFAEAGMGEPSNGGVRNAIPEYLKTLTSRGAPYDSGSMGEAARRGEQLFNGKAGCHQCHTGPLFLDNRAHNTGVPENLDIFLDPQRDQAFIAFNNFMGVENYMNLKRDVGAHVRLHKADKSDVGSFMTPTLRELKYTAPYMHNGMLPTLEEVVAFYNRGGGQDRNKSRLLKPLGLSASEQQDLVEFLLALSGEPLSGAQWVWDQPYPEEYDAIVDWRQQSN is encoded by the coding sequence ATGCGCACTAAGGTAGCTCAGGGAATCCGGGCTCTGGGGGGAGGAATGCTGCTCTTTTGGGCTCTGGCGGGCTCGGTAGTGATACCGACCCATGCCCAGTCCATTTCACCCATTGAGGTAGACAAGGCGCGTGCGGAGCTGGGCAAGCGACTCTTCTTTGACCCCCGCCTGTCGGGCGATGCCGCCATCTCCTGCGCGAGCTGTCATCTCCCGGAGCACGGTTATGCCCACCCTGCCCCCCTGGCGCCGGGCTATCCGGGCAACAAGCATTTTCGCAACGCGCCGACCCTGATCAACAGCGCGCTCAAGCAGAGCTGGATGCACGATGGGCGCCTGGGAACCAACCTCAACGACGTTACCCGGGAGATGATTACCGAGACCTACCTGATGAACATGGATATGCGCCTGATGCAGGAACGCATCAAACAGGACCCGGTCTACGTGCGTATGTTTGCGGAAGCCGGAATGGGGGAGCCCTCCAATGGCGGGGTGCGCAATGCGATTCCGGAATACCTGAAAACCCTGACCTCCCGGGGTGCCCCCTATGACAGCGGCTCCATGGGAGAGGCGGCCCGGCGGGGAGAGCAGCTGTTCAATGGCAAGGCGGGTTGCCACCAGTGTCACACCGGCCCCCTTTTTCTGGACAACCGGGCACACAACACCGGTGTGCCGGAAAACCTGGATATCTTTCTTGACCCCCAGCGCGACCAGGCTTTTATTGCGTTCAACAACTTCATGGGGGTTGAGAACTACATGAACCTCAAGCGCGATGTAGGGGCCCATGTGCGCCTGCACAAGGCCGACAAAAGCGATGTCGGCTCCTTTATGACTCCTACCCTGCGCGAACTCAAATACACAGCGCCCTATATGCATAACGGCATGCTGCCGACCCTGGAGGAGGTGGTCGCCTTCTACAACCGCGGGGGAGGGCAGGATCGTAACAAGTCGCGACTGCTTAAACCATTGGGACTCAGCGCGTCCGAGCAGCAGGATCTGGTCGAATTCCTGCTGGCGCTATCGGGGGAGCCGCTCTCGGGTGCCCAGTGGGTGTGGGATCAACCCTACCCGGAAGAGTACGATGCCATCGTTGACTGGCGTCAGCAGAGCAATTAG